The following is a genomic window from Acidimicrobiia bacterium.
GCCCGGTGATCCCGGGCCGCATGTCCAGTCGTGCGAGATGGTCCTGGTCGAATGCGGCGACCTCGTGGGGGAGGGCCGGACGAGGGCCGACCAGGCTCATCTCCCCCCTGATGACGTTGACCAGTTGCAGGATCTCGTCGATGCTGGTCGCGCGCAGGAATCGACCGACTCGTGTGACCCGTGGATCCGCGGTGATCTTGAATAGCGGCCCGTCCCGACGCTCGTTCCGGGTCCAGATGGCATCCATCTGACTAGCCGCGTCGACCGACATGGTGCGCAACTTGAGAACTTCGAACGAGCCGGCTCGCAATCCGACCCTTTCCTGGCGGAACAGGACCCGTCCGCCATCCTCAATCTTGATGGCGATGGCTGCGACGAGCAGGACCGGTGCCGAGAGCGCGAGCGCGAACGAGGCGACGACGAGGTCGATGGTTCGCTTGGCCACCTCTTGCCAGCGGGGATGCATCGAGGCCTCGATGTAGTAGAGGGCCTGGTGGGACATCGGGAGCGCTCGGAGCCGCCGATGGCCGATGTTCATGATTCCCGTCGAGGTCTGGACATGGACACCGGCCGCGAGCAGCCCGCGGAGCGTCTGGTTGAGCTCGCTGAGGGAGACCGCCGTGATGGCGACGAGCGCGCCGGCTCGGAGCTCACGAGCGGCGCTGACCGCAGCCGTGGTGTCGGCGATCCAGGGGATGTCGCTCTCCCAGACCTCCCACTCCTGTCGATCTCCGACGACCCCGCGTACCCGGTACCCGAGTTCGGGTTGAATTTGGAAGAGCCGGCACAGCTCGTTCGCCTCGTCGTTCGTGCCGACGACGATCACGTCGCGGGAGAATCGGCCCTTCGTGCGGCAGGCGCGGAGCCACAGGGTGTAGGCCTCCCTGAGGACCGCGAGGACGATGAACATGGCGATGGGAGTGGCGACCACCCAGCGCGTGGAGATGTAGAGACCGAGCGCCTTCGCGACGACGACGGCAATCGCGCCGGAGATGATGGCCACGCGAACGAGGCGGGTCAGTTCGACGGTGCGCACGGCGCACACCCGGGCCCGGTAGAGCCGCTCCGCCGCCAGCGCCATGAGCGTGCAGAACGTCATGATGGCGACGAACGCCGCGTCCCTCGCGCTCGTCCCCCACGCGGTCGGATGCCGAGCTGCCGACCAGGCCACCGCGGTGGCCCAGACCGCGGCGATGCCGATGGTGTCGAGTCCGATCAGTCGGGCCCGGAGGCGGACCGAGTCGCGGTTTTGTTCCCGCGCCAGGTCGAGGCGACGTGTGCTCGGGTCTGCGTGCCCGTTGGTCTCTGGATCCCGGAGGGCCGCGCCCGCGGATTGCGGTCGCGTCAGCACCGCGTTGTTCTCTTCGTCATCGGGTACCAGTGTCGCGGTCACGTTCTCCGCCCCATTCCGTCCAACTCGTGTGCTGGGTCGTGTTCGGGGTGGACCCTGAGCTTGAAGGAGCCCGGCGTCGTCACCGCGAGAGTTCCCCGACGGTCCCGAAGGAAATCCACCCCAGCCCAGTCCCAATGGTCCACAGCAGCACCGCCTACCCCAGCACCATCCGTACCATCCGGCTGCGGCCCACCTTCTGTTGCACTGTATACCACTCTCCGTAGTTCCCCGCCACAGTCAAGGTCGAATGTTGGGGAACGCGCTGGTGTCGAGTGGGTGATCAGGGCGGGAAGTCCTCTCCTCGACCACTGAACGTGCTCGCGCGACCACGAACTGCGTCCGCGAGCGCGGAACGCGGCCGGGGGGCGTGAGCCTCGGCCCGGGGTGGTCGGCATCCGGGTCTCCTGGGGCGAGCTGGTGAGGGTGTTCCTTCAAACGCAACGTCGAAGTACGGCGCTCGTTTCGCGTTGGCGGACCGAGGACGTGGG
Proteins encoded in this region:
- a CDS encoding sugar transferase, with protein sequence MTATLVPDDEENNAVLTRPQSAGAALRDPETNGHADPSTRRLDLAREQNRDSVRLRARLIGLDTIGIAAVWATAVAWSAARHPTAWGTSARDAAFVAIMTFCTLMALAAERLYRARVCAVRTVELTRLVRVAIISGAIAVVVAKALGLYISTRWVVATPIAMFIVLAVLREAYTLWLRACRTKGRFSRDVIVVGTNDEANELCRLFQIQPELGYRVRGVVGDRQEWEVWESDIPWIADTTAAVSAARELRAGALVAITAVSLSELNQTLRGLLAAGVHVQTSTGIMNIGHRRLRALPMSHQALYYIEASMHPRWQEVAKRTIDLVVASFALALSAPVLLVAAIAIKIEDGGRVLFRQERVGLRAGSFEVLKLRTMSVDAASQMDAIWTRNERRDGPLFKITADPRVTRVGRFLRATSIDEILQLVNVIRGEMSLVGPRPALPHEVAAFDQDHLARLDMRPGITG